Genomic DNA from Ictidomys tridecemlineatus isolate mIctTri1 chromosome 6, mIctTri1.hap1, whole genome shotgun sequence:
GCTAATGATAACAGAAATAATGATGGTACCCTCATTGGATTTTTAGTGTTCCAGCCCTACTTTTGGGGGCTTAATCCACCCCCCCCAACCAGGTTATAAAAACACTCTCTCATAAGTAGGAGCTTCtgcaaaaacatgtttttttctttaggcCTTTCCATACATGAAACTCTATGAGTTAAATATGCAAGTTAAGACTTTGTCTCTTTGAAATGAAAGCCTTTACTGTCCCAGTCAAATAACATGTATTTAGGGGATTAGTGTATAAGAAGGTACTACTAATTAATTACTCCAGTGGCTGGTAAATACTATGAAAAAACTGAAAAGCCCTTTTACAAATTCCACAGAATTGACTTATAGCACAAAGATCTCTAAAAACAAAGTTGTACTCAAGTCCATATCATTCAAagatttttataatcattctttgggggggggctgtagatggacacaataactttatattatctatttatttttatgtatattataacttcattctatatttaaaaaatccggCTGGGCactatggcacacacctgtaatcctagcagctcaggaggctgaggcggaggatcacaagttcaaagccagtctcatcaaaagcaaggcactaagcaactcagtgaaaccctgcctctaaataaaatacaaaatagggctggggatgtggctcaatggttaggtgcccctgagttcaatccccagtaccaatagcGGGGGAGAGGGGGGATCCACAGTTTAGCATGCAAAGTATtttcaatccttcttcacccaaaagCATTTATTCATAACTAATATTGTTTGATTTACAAAATTCTTTCTCAAAGAAAAGCTCAAAAGGTGGTTATGTGAATCTTCAAATACTAGAAAAAAACCCTGCCATCattcactaatttttaaaaaatatttttagttgtagatggacgtaataccttttttttttttttttttacgtggtgctgtggattgaacccagtgcctcacatgtgctaggcaagtgctctgccattgagcacaaccccagtcctttcaCACATTTTTTCTGGAATTAATTAGTCTAGTTTACTCACGTTAAATTATGAAATCACAATGTGTAAAATAACAcctattacatttaaaaagaaggtaAACCCATATTTATTTACTAGCACTGTTAAAACATTACACAAAACACATTCAAGTGGCAAGTAATTATAATGCAAGCCCTTGCATGGCAATCCAAATTTATTGAACTACTGATGCTAAGTTATACAAAATTGCACCACTTTAATTAAGGCTTTTAGTTTACATTTGGCCACCTCAAAGTAGTTGTAACATTAGGTTGGTCAATTTAAATACTGTGGCTCCCTGTTGGATAGACACACAATCTTTACACCCAAACGTTAATGCATACAAAGCAACAAGGCATTGTTAAATAAAACAGCAATAGTTACTGCAAATTAGGCCTTGTGACCAATTATACATGATTAAAATTACTTCCCACATTCACATCCACAGTACTCGTCCACCATTTAACATCTCAACCAAAACGTTACACATGTGAAACAATCACTAACAGGCAAAAATACTAAACCTGTATATTTGGTATTGCAAATACACATATGCATGAGCAAGCAAGGGATTCACAGTGAGAATCTACAGCTGCAGAAGCCtgaaaatgatttacaaaaattgttaaatcattaaaaaattgttgaaaatatACACTTCTTGTTGTAGACCCCCACTGTACACACAACTACAAACATTGTTCcctatgtaaacaaaaaagggaaaCACATAATAAGGAGATTTGAAAAGTCTGGACATTTCCTTCCCAACAGATATTAAAGGCAACGTCTTTAATCTAAGACATCATACTGAAAGGACTATATTTTAAAGACAAGATCACTGTCTCCACaggtttttgaaaaattaaaaaaaactatatagcTGTGTTAATCAAAGCGCTTATTTTATACAATACAATGATAATGaccttggatttaaaaaaaattacaataagcTACAAGTATCAAAGAAGCAAAGTTTATCTGGAGTAGTCTATATAGGAGCTCTTTGGACTTTCTTTTATTATGCTAAAATAGTGGTGCTTTCAGGATTTACATTATTGTACTCTCCAATACAAAGTATGGGGTGTGTTAAAGTATACAGTACaccattttcatacatgtacaacATTGGTGGATGAAGAATGTCTCTTAGCAGTAATACTGGATGTAGCCTCTGGTTTTACCAGCTGCATACTCTAGGACTATTATATAAGTAAAAATCTCTCTTGTGATACTGAAAAGTGATTAGAATGTGCAAACTGATATAGTAGCTTTCATCCGCCTCTTAAAGGGTACCACCACAGGAAAGTCCATATAAGATGTTGGTAGGTTTAACAAAGTTGGAATGCTGGCACTGTTGAATTGGGCAACAGTTCTTCAGaccttttaaaagaaaggaaaaaaaaaattaattgaacccAGTGTATTAAAGATCCAAAGGAAACagtaaaacaacattaaaaaaaaaaagaattttttgttgttgttgtagatagacacaatacctttactttatttatttttatatggtgctaggaTTACCTCACACACGTGCTTGGCATACCActgaccacaaccccagccccaactttttttttaaactttcagtttagtaactttattttatgtatttatttatttttaaaatatctttattttttatttaattatttttttaaatgtggtgctgaggatcaaactcagggcctcatgcatgcgaggcaagcactctaccactgagccacaaccccagcccttatttatttatttttttatgtgatgctgaggattgaacccagtgcctcttatgtgctgggcaagtgctctaccaccaaacgacacccccaacccccaacaTTTTTGTAATATTAGAAATACACTACAGACTCTTGTTTCAGTTATTACATGAATGACAACATACCATAACTCAGAGTAAAGACATTTTCACCTCTGCATTCCAAAAAGAAGTCTATTTTGCTACTCTCTTGAAAACCAGGGTTTCTAGTATGAGAAAAGTTAAGACTTTGCTTCCTTACTCTTAAAAAGTAGCTAAAATCTAGGTTCAGAGAGGCAATATTTAATACCTGTGGCTATTTCTTATGTTAAGTGGCCCCATGCTATTTCAGTACTTTGATTCGTACCTTTTTAGAATTTATCTCATGATGTTTTTTTACCACTTTGAGTTACATTACTTCCAAATTTTGTATTCATAGATTTTGGTAAATTTTAGATATCAAAAAAGTGGTACTGTACTGAAAATCACATTAATTTTTCCTTAGAGAaaactaaagttttaaaataatatttataatgtaaaagaagtaaaatctaaactgtggaatatttatttacttcCGGTGACCTTCTACATATATGcctaagcttttaaaataaatttttttaaactccattTTCTGGGGATCAGACTTGTTTCCAAGCACATGTAAATACACATGTGGCTGCTGAAACTATTTTCACAAATACCTAGAACCTTACGTCTTTATTCTAGTTTGAATGAGGATTGTAATGTAATTTTCTAAAACTTAGCAGACTGAAAGTAGCAAATTGGAAAGGACAGATGGGAGTATATAAGCTCAGGCACATATGTAATTCAAGTAAGAATGAACATTCAGTCAGGTATGAGAGATTATCATTATAAGAGGATCTATTACTAAACAGAGGACCCTAACTGCACAACAGGGGCATATACTGTAAAAAGATGATGACACTATGGGCCCATTTAACACTGGGGGAAACAGTCACAAAAGTTAAAAGTTCTCAGGAATAAGAGTACAGTGAAATAATGCCTTAGTAATAACTGAACAGGAAACCAGTTTCATTGGTAAAAAGTAGCAGCTAATGGTTTGAATGTTCATTATGTACCAGGAACTGATCTAACTGTTTACAAGTATCAATCCTATTTAATATGACTGTTttcaaaaatatacataaaaacatgtgtgctcagtttttttttttctcacatctctGGGTTATGTTAGTGCTTTTCTGTCTGGGAACCCTCCAGCCCAATACAGCTAACTTCCACTTGTCCTTCAGATCTCAGCTTAATGTCTCCTACTTTTGACTGACATTCCTGAATTCTTACACATTTGGTGCCCCAATTATATGCTCCCACAGTACCCATCATCACAGCACTCAGAAGTCAGACTGCCTattcaaattctggctctgcTATTCACTAACAGGGGTTTTTACAAGTGACAGTTCCCACCTCTGTAATGTGGGAATAATAACaattaatcatcatcatcatcatcattccaGAGGATTGTTGTGAGAATTCAATTAATATACAGATAGGGATCCTTAAAAAGAGTGCTGGGCACATGGTAAATGTGTCAGGGTTTTTTAGTACTACATTGAATTTACTCTCATTGCATTTATGACATTTTGCAACTGTTTGTCTCTCTCTTCCATCACACTTAATTAAGAGGCAAGGAGATAAGGCAGGTCTCCTTTACCATTATACTGCCTGCACCAACCAGTGTCCTATcacttatataaatggaattttttttttggtagggctGGGTTCTAATCCCAAGGCCTCATAGGTGCCagcgagtgctctatcactaaggtACAACCCATTCCCTGAATAAACTTATTTAGAATATCTGGTCATTTACATAGAATACCTTATTTCTGAtgataagtaaatgaaataattattttcattaacaaGATATCAAACTAATTTATGAATGTAACCATCTACTTTTTGGAGCTAACAAAAACCAAAACTCCACTTGCTTTCCTGACAGTGTCCTTAATGAAGCTGAGGGATTAACAATTAGAGGAAAGATAAATCAACATACCTGGCTCAGAGCTACAATGCATTCAATATATTAAAGCAGCTGACACGATGACTTTTTGCGGGCCTTCCCAGGCACTGGAGTTTTTCTGTTAATTTGCCGCACTAGGTCATAAAAGATCTGCAAACATATTACAAAAACCCCAAAACtgaaaaagtgaaatgaaaaaaaaaggacacttcCAAGGATATAAATGTACCACCAGGAAACAAGAAAGTAATATGAAGCATTCTTATAAGTGCCAAGTTCACTTGGAGGGGGTTAAAACTGTTCTCCTTAAATTAAGTTCATATAATCCAAGAATGCCTTTTtgaagttttctcttttacataaCATCCTTCATGATGAGTTAACCTGTCTTTCCCAGTTCTATATTCTATCTAACCTTCCTTTCTTGGGATAAAATTTAAGTGCACAAGCATTTAATAACTGAAATAGTACTGttacttatttatatacatatatttaacaaGAATTTTTCTTCCTATAAGATCAACATATCACCCTGAATACATATTAAGTTTGAGttgtattacacacacacacacacacacacacacacacacttttccattaattttaaataatcaaaataaaaaactacttTTAGTATCTGACCATAcctcattaacatttatttttgattttgcagAAGATTCTAAGAATGCACAGTTGTTCCACTGTCTTGCTAGATTTTGACCTTGTTCCTTTCCTACAACTCTTTCATCTTCCAAGTCACACTTATTACCAACCAGAATCATGGGAACCTAAAAAGACATttgtgagaataaaaataaataagtatgtatattaacaaattcaaataaaaagaattctaagAGTTAACCTTAAAGATTACTTTTCCTATGGTGTCAGATAcaatatgtaataaaatttacACTTAAAATATGAAAGCCTTAACAACATTAATTTGTAAGACTGAATGAACTAGTATTGGCTTTCAGGTCAACTGCGCTGTCAATTATTTCCACTGCCTTCTCTTCTCATGGAGATGTTAAAGGATAATTCCAAAGGGAACTAAAATGGACATAACTTAGGCAATGTAGACACAAGTAAGAAcctttaacaaaaaaattttagaaaacaatgaaTGTCATACTTACAAAAGAGGGTTAAAATGTATAACACAATGGATTTACAAATAATTATGGTAATCAAAAAAATACAACCTTTATAAAAGGAAATACAAAGGAGTTACTGTGAAagtaaataaaggagaaatttgGCCCCCAAAGTAGAATTTTTAGTTTCTCATGTAATCTGATATTAAACAGTCATAAGGTTTAATCAACTTAATTTACTAAAAATCAAGGCCATTATTAATGGCACAGTGTGTTTGCATTATGtgatatttgtaattttaaaagaacactatAGGCAAATATAATGCTTATTCTACCAAACCACTACCAATCATTTTCAAATCAgttttctaaagtattttgtggaaaataaatccaaacaaAACCTCAAGAATTCTGGCTTTTTATgaggtatttaataaatatttgtttaatgcaagtgataggaaaataaaaatgtagacttTCCCCAAACTTCCTTGTTTTAGATGTTCAGAAAATGGCAGCATTTACCATCAGTGTGTCTCAACTCTTATAATATTAGCTCTAATTAAAGTATAGTACAACATTTCTTATCATGTAGCATCAACATCACCTGGACATTTGTTGGAAATGCACAATTCAGGGTTCTATTATAGGTCTTCTGAGTCAAATTCTGAGGTGGTTGGGCCAGCAATTTATGTTTTAACCAGTCCTACAGGTAATTCTGATGCATGACTTATTTTAGGAATCACTATTACAGATAgtgaagaattaaaataatttcctttaggTTTCTTATTAACTGCATTACAGTACGTTCTGAAGGGCTGCCttccttttataattattattatgctGCTCCTCTGTCACTGCTGCTTggtatgtttacatttatttacatCAAATCCTTATTTCAAAGGCTCTTAAATCTATCAGAAATGTGACCAGAAGATTATTTGCTCTATTAGTAACATTTACATCCCATATTCCTCCCCACAAAATGCATTGTTTAAAAACAGAAGGGTttatctgggtgtggtggtgtaggcctgtaatcccagcagctcaggaggctgaggcaggaagactgtgagttcaaaaccagtttcagcaaattagccaggccctaagcaattcagtgagatcccgtcctaaattaaaacacaaaaaagggctggggacatgactcagtggttaagtgcccctgagttcaatccccagttccaaaaaaaacaacaacacaacaacaaaaaaaccataacatttaattttcacaagatAATGAGAAAATAGGGAATATAATGATATTTGAAAACATGTAAAGATACATTTGtgccttttttaaagaaaaaggttCTGAACCCTTAACCCAATACACAAACTtcaaatttgatttaaatttaaactttaaaattgaaTACACTATAGTAAGGGATATGAAATAAGTTATTACTAGGAAGTCAGCTTACATCATCAGTGTCTTTAACTCGAAGAATCTGTTCTCTCAGATCTTGTAAATCATTAAAGGTGGACTGTGCAGTGATGGAATAAACTAAAGCAAAGCCTTGTCCATTTTTCATGTACAAATCCCTCATTGCTGTAAATTGTTCCTATAGTACaaagaaatgaacattaaaaacCAGAATGTTTTGACAGTTAAAATCTATGATTATAACTCAATGAAGATTTTGTAGTTGTAACACTTCTTAAAATTAGTCCACAGCAAGTTATTATTTGAAAAGTTGGAAgcctatttaaaaatacttattgtgtgcaataaatattcaaatgGCACAGAAATATCCAACTCCAAAAGCTACTTAGAGgtagctttttaaatatatcatgaAGTGTAGCGCTTCCTAATTGTATCCCACAATTATAGCCAGCTCACAACACTCTTGTTAGGTGGGTCTATCAGAATGCTTACCTACATTTTGCCACGTCCTCACACTTCTCCTTCACTGACTATGAGCATTTGAGGGTAAGAACAGTGTCTGGCGAATCTCAGGTACTCAAACATTAGCTGAATGCATACCATACACCCAGAATAAATCTTCCCTTTATCTTTGGATACTTGCATGTCCCTTGTCTCTTGCTATGTGATGCTCTGGACTACCTCCAGACTGTCCAAAAGAAGGCATCATAATAATGTGATCCCTAGAACTTgtgcctccagaattgtgagccaaaataaatctcatttctttataaagtaaGCCTGCCCTGGGTGTTTCACAATTGTAATGGAAGAACTAATATACTGGCCTATAAATAATTTGATGGAGGAAAGATATCAATGAAATCAGTACAGTGCCACTGAGGAACAATGCATGCCCAAGTATTTTACACATTATTTGAAATATGGTAATATATTGTCTTAAAAGTattaatgagggctggggatataactcagttggcagagtgcttgcctcacatgtacaaggccctaggttcaatccccagcaccacacacatgcaaaaagaaaaaagtattatattttctatgaaaattgtcattctaataatttttctaaattcttcaaCAACTGATGCactgcaattaaaaatattttaatttggaacaatcaatttaaaaaaaaatttttaaaaagtagaatccAGACTATGAAAATAGTAGCTTTAAATATTGATTCAAGTAATACTTAAGTAAACTAATATTTGCATATAGAATAATAGCATTTACAAATCAATATTGTACAAACTGCATAAACTTTGGTAATTTGTTTACATACATACCGTTCCTGCAGTATCCAAGATTTCAAGCATACATTGTTGTGCATCTACTTCAACTtgctagaaaaaattaaaatacctttatttttttatatatataaaagactaccttaaataaatgaaacacaaaagcTAAAATTAGAAACAGGGAAATTATGGCAGTTTTACTAGGTAATTATTGAGCAATAACAAGCCTCGGTCTCAAAATCATTCAACTCAGCACTTAATTCTGGATaagaaatgatattaaaatagttcaagtaaatgaaagaataaaacaacCAATAACTTCAATACTACCAATAGTGATTTTGTCTATCAACTCTCCCATTATTCTTTAGAGGTCCCTTTTCTTTAGATGTACCTCTTTTCACCTAATATTTTCTAAGGGGGAAAAGTTATTTAGAATCAAGTCAAAGACAAAGTAATTTCACAGTTGGGGAGCAGGAAGGAGTTTCCAGTGTTTTTGTAGACTTGAACATAGGTAGAAAAGGAAACACCATATTTGTGAAGCAGCAGGGGCCAAAGTGGCTGCTATCTAAAGGTAGGGAGACaattactaaattaaaaatgtCTGCACATTGTTTTATTGTCATATGCTGTGTTATCGGATATAGGAATTCACCTACCTATTGCGAGCAGGAGTGCTTTCTCAAGGAGTATTAAGTAGGAAGGCTATGGAGACTTCTGTATTCCTATCTCTAGTTTAAAAGAAGAATAACTCATCTTTCTAGGAGTAGTGGTAGGGAACATGGGGCTGCAACTTGAAATGGGTTCTAAAGTCTGTGTCAAATTAACAATTCAGAGGTCAGGTTAAACTTAAAAGCTttgtgaatatgtatgtatgtttatgaTTCTCTAAACTGTTAACATGCAATGCCAGGAAATACAGTTTTtcccattaatttttaaattaactgtCTCTTCATTCTACTGTGTATACAAACATccaataattataaaaacattgggctggggttgtagctcaatgccatgtgtgaggccctgggttcgatcctcatcaccacattaaaaaaagaataaatacaggtattgtgtccaactacaactaaaaaataattattaaaaaaacgTAATTATTATATTTCTACTAAAAATCAGAAGGACTTACCTTTCTATAAGAATCTTCTATCGTAGGATCatatttttcaacaaaaattcCTTGAACAAATTGTACagtctgaaaaaaattaacataccaTTATACATCTAAAGAACAAATCCAAatttgcaaattatattctaCATTTGATCCTCTGTATCTGTGGGTTCCACATTCTCAGATTCAACCAATCGAGGATCAAAGATATCTAGGGAATGGGGTTGGGGTGAGGAGAACCAGATTGCATCTGTGCTGAGCACACTCAGACTTTCTTAGAATCAGGTACAAAGACAAAGTAATTTCACAGTTGGGGAGCAGGAAAGAGTTTTTGTAGACTGTGGACACAGGTAGAAAAGGAAACACCATATTTGTGAAGCAGCAGGGGCCAAAGTGGCTGCTATCTAAAGGTAGGGAGACaattactaaattaaaaatgtCTGCACATTGTTTTATTGTCATATGCTGTGTTATGGGACATAGGAATTCACCTACCTATTGTAAGCAGATTTCCTGAACAATCCAGTATGAAAGCTATTTATGGCATTGGGTATTATAGTTTTATGTATAAACTTACATACAATCAATATACTTCTCCAGTACTTTAGATACAATTGAAAAAGTAGTTCATACCATATTATGTACACTTAATTGGATTCAAACATGAAATTCTTTGCTAGGTGGCCACCTGAAGTGGCCAAGTAAGATGGTTTATCTCAccagggagaaagaaaatgactttttatAAGCTTTGACATTTTTAACACAATATATATAGTATAAGCTTACTCACAAGGAAAAATCCCCAAACCCCCATTCCTATCTGGTCCTCAAATGCAGACACATATTTATATGCTCTCACTCTCTGTACTTAGCCCAAACAATGTTCTGTCATACTTCAAATATAATCCAGCCAGATATAACTAAAAATTCACTaaactataagaaaaatacaatattGCATCATAAGTTATTATCACtttaacaaatacaaataatgaaacctaaaactcaatagaaaaagaCAGCTTGGTGTGAAAAGGATAGGTTCCTTGAGAATAACTTACCAGAGCAGATTTTCCAACTCCTCCTGAGCCAAGAACGACTAGCTTATATTCACGCATGATGCAAACTTGTCAAAATTGAGTACCttgttgaagaagaaaaaataatttaagcttTATATAAATAAGACATTCaaacaaataaattcatttttagtgCAACTAGTTCATACACATATAACACTCTAGAAAGATGAATGGGATAGGATAGGGACTACATACAAAGCAGTTTATCATCTGTTTTGttatacaaagttttttttttggatagtgctgaggggattaaacccaggaccccACTCAGGCCAGGCAAGCTGAACCTTCCAGTACTACATAaagggttttctttttgtttgttttgaggtacTAGATAcaccatcactgagctacaactctagccccaaCCCACCTCCcgcttgagacagggtcttactaagttactaaggctgccCTGGAACTTACAATactgctgcctcagcttcctgagtcgatgggattgattacaggtgtgagccaccatgctcagcctaCACTGGTTTTAACGAAACACAGTTACACGTTTGTGTACTGTCTGGAGAGTTATGTAGTTGCAGAAGAGGCCATCTGGTCCATAAAGCCTAAACTATTTACCTGGTCAATCCCTGGAATAGATAAATGGTAAATGTAAATAAGCTGGCAGAGAGAGCAAAAAACCCAAATACATATTCCTAAAATAAGGGAAAGGTACACAAAGGGAACCTGAAAATCATGTGGAATCAGAAGCAGAACTGAAGAATATGAGTTCCTAGTCTATAAAAAAGTTTACTGAGTATTCAGTATGATAAAAAGtggaaaccaaaagaaaataaaatatgaaaataaaaatgaagtcaaGCAGAAACAACCCTTACAAAGGctaattattatgaaatattatacTAAAAAAGGATGATTCTCAAAATTTCCAGGAGGGGAcattacatgaaaataaaaagttctcaCATTCCTGGAAAAAACTAAATGGTCAGTAGCCTCAGTATAAAAGCAGTCACCAGAACAGATTTTAAACCTTCTTAATCAAGAGATGACAGTTCTTCCATGGCAACAAGCCTAGAACTAGTTTAGACAAATTTAatcaaccaataaaaatttatccCAGAATGCTTCTGTAAACAACCAAACAGTGATGATTCCTTACTCCTGAAAGTCAGCCAGACAAAAATTGACTCACTTCAATGAAAACATCTGAATGCCAACCATGTCTCACTTGAGTGACAGTGCTTCCTCAGCTGACATTCACGCCTAGTCTTTGAAAGTTTATGGATCTTTAAATTTCATAATTCCCCCAAACCCTATAAGACCAGTAGTCTGCTTTGCCCAGGATGATGTTTTGATTTAGTAATCAGGTTTTTGTATTATATCAGATACTGAATATTATATCATCATTTCAGTTTACTTAAGAACAAGATTTGGAATAATTTGAAACAGGTTACCAAAAAGCTCCTCCTGTCCAACTTGTTCTTTAACTTATCTCAACATTAATGGGCACTCCAATTTGGTTCCTTGAGCTTATATTCCTCAATTAGTTGTTGTATTAGGATTTGTAACCATGTAGGTCTTTGTATAAGGCAATGAAGCCTTTAGGTTTTGATGTGGAATTGTACTATATGGTAACTATTTTTTGTCATTAGTTTTAATTCTTCACCTACTTAGTTGacttttattcatctatttatgaaaaaaaaatgtatctccatgttttattttgtcctgcgttgttttatttccatttactgAATAAGAAAGTGCTGCTCCACAGGGAACAAATGGCAACGCAagccccagaaaacttctaatCCAATGCAAGCTGGCCTGGAACACTCAAAGAGTTTTAAAACCGGTAACCAACTCGGGAAAAGGTTAAGTGACTGTTAAACTTGAAACATTGATAGCAACCACTATCCTATCAATTTATAATTATTCTGTTTAGCCCATTATCATAGTAATTGCAAGgctgttaatttttttgaatacactaatcaaaatttttaatttgtgggAACACTTTACATCCAGTGAAACAAACAGATCTTAAAAATTACTTATGCCAACATATGTGTAACCTATAGTCACACCCCTCgttgagataaataaataaaataaaggtattgtgttcaactacaactaaaaaaaataataaatactggggctggggatgtggctcaagctgtagtgcgcttgcctggcatgtgtgcggctcaggttgtgtccgctgaaaactaaaaataaatattaaaaaattctctgtctcttttccaatgtgtggagctgaggatgtggctaaagcagtagcgctctcacctggcatgcacagggtgctgggttcgatcctcaacaccacataaaaataaaataaagatactgtgtccacctaaaactaaaaaataaatattaaaaaaaattccaatgtgCCTTTCTCAACTATCTCAAGAAACTTTCTTTAGTAACCGCTTTCTTATTTATCATGAGTTACACTGTCAAAGCTATAATCagcccaggcatggtggcacaagcctacaATCTCAGCAACctgtgagactgaggcaggagaattgcaagttcaaagtgagcctcagcaacttaccaagagcatgtctcaaaataaaaaggacatgtagctcagtggtttaagcgtacctgagttcaatctctggtataaaacaaaacccccaaatcaTTGCCACTTCTTAgaaaaattcctttcttttttatacttCCCTAAATAACCTTAACTTCTATATTTACATGGTCAATGATAAAAATCATTAACTGGAGTTAGGGCTGACTT
This window encodes:
- the Rap1b gene encoding ras-related protein Rap-1b, whose translation is MREYKLVVLGSGGVGKSALTVQFVQGIFVEKYDPTIEDSYRKQVEVDAQQCMLEILDTAGTEQFTAMRDLYMKNGQGFALVYSITAQSTFNDLQDLREQILRVKDTDDVPMILVGNKCDLEDERVVGKEQGQNLARQWNNCAFLESSAKSKINVNEIFYDLVRQINRKTPVPGKARKKSSCQLL